The Vibrio fortis DNA segment ACTGCTTCTAAAGGATACGGTTTCTTTAGGTACCTTAGTCAGCAGAGATTTAGCGGCAGAGCTGACAACCAGATCGCCATATTCAACACCATATTTTTGATTGATCTCTTTTAAATTTCGAATTCTGACAAAGTAGAGATCAAAATTGCTGTCATTCGAATAGCGATCTTTAATGAATTTGATCAGAGATAACCTATTATAAAAACCCGTAATGTGGTCTGTGGTTCTAAGTTTGACATTATAAGCACTGTCAAAATACAAAATAGAAGCCGCTAGAATGATCAACATGACCAATACAAAGCTACTCACTCGATTCACAAGAACCAGCTGATTAACAGTCTGCGTGTTGTCTTCAATCACTGGACTTTGCAATCGAAAGTTATCATTAATAAAAGAAACCATTCCTTGATAACAAATTTCAATTTTTTTCTGGAGTGGCTCCTTCGGGATTTCTCCCTGCTCAACCAATTTTATAGACGATTCAAGCGTTCTAAACTTTTCAAATTCAGAGGTGAAATAAGGTTTAAAATTGGCTGAGCGAATAAAATTTGATGATTCATTGCTATTAATAAGAATATCAAACCGACTCCAAGTTATGTCGTATGCTAAC contains these protein-coding regions:
- a CDS encoding diguanylate cyclase domain-containing protein, whose protein sequence is MKKLLSLSITKIAIISAMFFVLALNIYSVTKINDINSNFSNRQNEATWFVFQLVKEYANFLTVSQSTNIDYEKLWLAYDITWSRFDILINSNESSNFIRSANFKPYFTSEFEKFRTLESSIKLVEQGEIPKEPLQKKIEICYQGMVSFINDNFRLQSPVIEDNTQTVNQLVLVNRVSSFVLVMLIILAASILYFDSAYNVKLRTTDHITGFYNRLSLIKFIKDRYSNDSNFDLYFVRIRNLKEINQKYGVEYGDLVVSSAAKSLLTKVPKETVSFRSSGGQFVFFVPKEQTDSNEMKEKFSNVLGDYISAGNLELMIDAAVRHKKDIHPEDMMELITSMQTA